A single genomic interval of Pyrus communis chromosome 7, drPyrComm1.1, whole genome shotgun sequence harbors:
- the LOC137739405 gene encoding histone acetyltransferase HAC1-like, whose product MVTIGECNSKVTAARLLYFDGDYWSGATEEAIRKIEQERMADTQKKSKITRTKRTLKAMGHTDPSDGSTKDILLMQRMGQSILQTKEDFMIVDMQYVCTHCHEAILSGRRWSCGQCKNFHLCERCHDAERKNCGQDVHISANMERHVLSQVVVEDVLSDTKDDVISNNNLLENRHTFLSFCEKKHYQFGTLRRAKYSSKMILHHLHNATVLTGGSTCSICHKHAVVDQRWVCEICPEFDVCATCYREKGSACHIHKLTQSSPSANRGTENRKIRELLDVLQHATTCKPTKIQPCFYPNCLQMKKLLYHADKCTVRATGGCHFCKKAWSGLILHSINCRKLNCTTPRCMDLKKHAEECRLKN is encoded by the exons ATGGTGACTATTGGGGAATGTAACTCCAAGGTAACGGCAGCTCGTTTGCTATATTTTGATGGTGACTATTGGTCTGGTGCAACTGAGGAGGCAATCAGGAAAATTGAACAAGAAAGAATGGCAGACACACAAAAGAAATCGAAGATAACAAGAACAAAGAGAACTTTAAAAGCCATGGGCCATACAGATCCTTCTGATGGCTCTACCAAGGATATTCTACTGATGCAGAGA ATGGGGCAAAGCATTTTACAGACCAAGGAGGACTTTATGATTGTCGACATGCAGTATGTTTGCACTCACTGTCATGAAGCAATATTATCTGGACGACGCTGGTCCTGCGGTCAGTGCAAAAATTTTCACCTCTGTGAAAG ATGCCATGATGCTGAGCGCAAAAATTGTGGACAGGACGTTCACATCTCAGCCAACATGGAACGACATGTGCTTTCTCAG GTTGTGGTTGAGGATGTGCTTTCTGATACCAAGGATGATGTTATTTCGAACAACAATTTACTTGAAAATAGGCATACTTTCTTGAGCTTTTGTGAGAAGAAGCATTATCAGTTCGGCACACTTCGCCGGGCCAAGTATTCCTCAAAAATGATTCTGCATCATCTCCATAATGCTACTGTGCTAACTGGTGGGAGCACATGCAGTATTTGCCATAAGCATGCTGTGGTTGATCAGAGATGGGTGTGTGAAATATGTCCAGAGTTTGACGTTTGTGCAACATGCTATCGAGAGAAAGGAAGTGCTTGTCACATTCATAAGCTGACTCAAAGTTCTCCCTCAGCTAACCGTGGGACAGAGAATCGAAAG ATAAGGGAACTGCTGGACGTTTTACAGCATGCAACTACATGTAAGCCAACCAAGATTCAACCTTGCTTTTACCCGAACTGCCTCCAGATGAAGAAGCTATTATACCATGCAGATAAGTGCACTGTTCGGGCTACTGGAGGTTGTCACTTCTGTAAGAAGGCATGGAGCGGATTGATTCTGCATTCGATAAACTGTAGAAAACTAAATTGTACCACACCACGATGCAT GGATCTGAAGAAGCATGCAGAAGAGTGTCGGTTGAAGAATTAG